From Lolium perenne isolate Kyuss_39 chromosome 5, Kyuss_2.0, whole genome shotgun sequence, a single genomic window includes:
- the LOC139831734 gene encoding uncharacterized protein, which produces MIFRAATKVTIENGEAAKFWHDNWYARGPLSQWAPDLYRIATRKNRTVAKELSENNWIRSVASLNSPQQLAQYIDVWEAVHSINLAPELPDTIVWMLNDDSTYTASSAYEAQFLGSHARFDAMKIWSAHAEPKCKLFGWLALHGKLLTADMLAIRGWPHDPRCPLCLSEPETADHLCRNCPFTAAVWNLVKSWDGDSSDDRRLDFQSISDWWNDMIKEKPQKEKKCISGRFLYVLWNAWKKRNRRIFTGQRLTYLEVASIANEDILQRDRAINGFGPAIPANPD; this is translated from the coding sequence ATGATCTTCAGAGCCGCCACTAAAGTTACCATTGAAAACGGGGAGGCGGCCAAATTCTGGCACGACAACTGGTATGCTCGGGGCCCTTTATCTCAATGGGCGCCCGACCTCTACAGAATTGCCACGAGGAAGAACCGTACGGTAGCCAAAGAGCTAAGTGAAAACAACTGGATCCGCTCTGTCGCGTCCCTCAACTCGCCTCAACAGCTGGCGCAATATATCGACGTTTGGGAGGCCGTTCACTCCATCAACCTTGCCCCCGAGTTGCCGGACACCATCGTCTGGATGCTTAATGACGATTCAACCTACACCGCTAGCTCTGCCTACGAGGCACAATTCCTTGGCTCCCATGCCCGCTTCgatgccatgaagatttggtcggCACACGCCGAGCCCAAATGCAAGTTGTTTGGCTGGCTAGCCCTTCATGGAAAGCTCCTTACCGCCGATATGCTTGCCATCCGAGGATGGCCTCACGACCCTCGATGCCCATTGTGCCTCAGCGAGCCTGAGACAGCTGACCACCTTTGCAGAAACTGCCCGTTCACGGCAGCTGTCTGGAACCTTGTCAAATCTTGGGATGGCGACTCCTCTGATGACCGACGCCTTGACTTCCAATCCATATCTGACTGGTGGAACGATATGATAAAGGAAAAGCCACAGAAAGAAAAGAAGTGCATCAGCGGCCGGTTCTTATATGTGCTCTGGAACGCTTGGAAGAAACGAAACCGGCGCATTTTCACTGGACAACGTCTTACCTACCTTGAGGTCGCAAGCATAGCAAACGAGGATATCCTCCAAAGGGATCGTGCTATAAATGGCTTCGGCCCGGCCATCCCGGCCAATCCGGATTAG